The genomic stretch CACACTCGACGCTCCCCCCTGGCCTGAACCATGAATGCCCTCGACACCCTGCGTGCCCTGGCCACCCAGGGTGAGGTGCGTGAGTTCGCCCCGGGCGAATTGATCTTCAAGGCCGGAGAATCCGGCGACTGCATGTTCGGCCTGCTGCAGGGCAGCGTCCTGCTCAGCTGGAACGGTGACGCCGGCCACGAGGAGATCAGGGAAGGGGATGTCTTCGGTGCCGGCGCCCTGGTCACCCCGGATCACCGCCGTTTCGGCAATGCCAGGGCCATCACCCCCTGCCGGATCCTGGTGATGAACCGGGAGAAGTTTCTCTTCGCCGTCCAGGAATCGCCGATGTTCGCCATCGAACTGCTCTGTTCCATCGATCAGCGTCTGCGTCAGCTCAAGGACTGCCTGCGTTAATTCGGCGAGCGGTTGAACATCAGGCGGCGGATCACCCGCTGGGCGATGTCGCCGTAGCCCATCTCCCCCGAGAGGATCTGGGCGATGCGCCGCGGGGCTGTGGGTCGCTTCACCCCCAGCTGATACCCCACACGGGGCAGGCGGTAGAACACCTGGGCGATGCGTCGTCCCCAGGCCATCGACTGGCCCCATTCAGCGCGCATGCGCTCGCTGTAGCCCTCCAGGGCCCTGGCCTCGCCGCCCAGCCAGCGGTCGAGGGCCTCGGCGGCCCGGGTGCCGCTGAGCAGGGCGGGGCGCAGTCCCTCGGCCAGAAAGGGATCCACCAGCGAGGCCGCATCTCCCACCACCACGGCACCGCCGTCGTGGTGGAGCCGGTGATGCCCGTCCCAGACCCGCAGAGGAGACACCCGCCGCTCGCCGCTGTCGGGTGGCAGGCCCAGGCTGGGCAGCAGGCGCCCCAGCACGGCCTCGGCCTCGAGGGGCTCACGGCCGATGAAGCTGCCCACACCGATGCTGAGGCCCCCCTGGCGGGGAAAGGCCCAGCTGAAACCATGGCGCACCAGGCCGAATTCGAAGTGGGCCGTGTCGGGCTCCAGCACCTCACCCTCCACCTCCACCGACACGGTCGAGGCGAAGCGGGGCTGTGGCGAACCGATCCCCAGCTGCTG from Synechococcus sp. CBW1107 encodes the following:
- a CDS encoding Crp/Fnr family transcriptional regulator, with the protein product MNALDTLRALATQGEVREFAPGELIFKAGESGDCMFGLLQGSVLLSWNGDAGHEEIREGDVFGAGALVTPDHRRFGNARAITPCRILVMNREKFLFAVQESPMFAIELLCSIDQRLRQLKDCLR
- a CDS encoding NAD(P)/FAD-dependent oxidoreductase produces the protein MASAPAGPALDADVIVVGAGAAGAAAAYHLAARGWRVRLLEAGRLPRAKPCGGGMAASVQGLFPFDLSPAVDRVITRVRFTWCLEDPVIADLPGEAPFWIVRRSRLDHFLVEQAVGCGADLLEASAVEEITREGDHWRVQTSAGRRLSARAVVIADGAHSVFGQQLGIGSPQPRFASTVSVEVEGEVLEPDTAHFEFGLVRHGFSWAFPRQGGLSIGVGSFIGREPLEAEAVLGRLLPSLGLPPDSGERRVSPLRVWDGHHRLHHDGGAVVVGDAASLVDPFLAEGLRPALLSGTRAAEALDRWLGGEARALEGYSERMRAEWGQSMAWGRRIAQVFYRLPRVGYQLGVKRPTAPRRIAQILSGEMGYGDIAQRVIRRLMFNRSPN